Proteins encoded within one genomic window of Triticum aestivum cultivar Chinese Spring chromosome 2D, IWGSC CS RefSeq v2.1, whole genome shotgun sequence:
- the LOC123054177 gene encoding protein S-acyltransferase 10 isoform X2 → MPCCGESDPPHEAIRVLSQPQRHGSHGRKPWRCVRLIVMLLHALFIGAVFLLDPALRSQIRQDQWYMCLYGGLVLFTLAQYLYTANSSPGYVADMLKAGSAMHATFINTTTISKQVCSKNGSLNYFMSRSKIEQHNPQSATPSSLLQMMDLYPPGSSSRDLTCSYCHLIQPPRTKHCHDCDKCILQFDHHCTWLGTCIGIRNHCRFWWYIFGQASLVIWTVALYIQFLHVDMNGSWLKGLTGLTLLLPLIVILIVLLILLMLHTNILHVVKSQINSDLFTDDYCIHELVYICSYLALTNQTTYEIARWKRISYLRGVPRKVHPFSKGICRNLYDLCLSRQKGYVLEAVPPLDELEARARPYTCRDVICCRCC, encoded by the exons ATGCCGTGCTGCGGGGAAAGCGATCCTCCCCATGAGGCCATCAGGGTCCTATCCCAACCCCAGCGCCACGGCTCGCACG GGAGGAAGCCCTGGAGGTGTGTCAGGTTAATCGTCATGCTGCTGCATGCGCTCTTCATCGGCGCCGTCTTCCTGCTCGATCCGGCCCTCCGGAGCCAAATCCGCCAGGACCAGTG GTACATGTGTTTATATGGAGGGCTGGTGTTGTTTACCTTGGCGCAATACCTATATACAGCTAATTCATCACCAGG GTATGTGGCTGATATGTTGAAGGCTGGATCAGCGATGCACGCAACCTTCATTAATACAACGACAATCTCAAA ACAGGTCTGTTCAAAAAACGGGAGCTTAAATTATTTCATGAGCCGCAGCAAAATAGAGCAACACAACCCACAATCTGCTACACCTTCGTCGCTTTTGCAAATGATGGATCTATATCCTCCTGGATCATCCAGCAG GGATTTGACCTGCTCTTACTGCCATCTCATTCAG CCACCACGAACCAAGCATTGTCATGATTGTGACAAGTGTATTCTCCAATTTGATCATCACTGTACATGGCTTGGAACATGCATTGGCATTAGGAATCATTGCCGTTTTTG GTGGTACATATTTGGACAAGCAAGTTTAGTTATTTGGACTGTTGCTCTCTACATCCAGTTCTTACATGTGGATATGAACGGGTCCTG GTTGAAGGGTTTGACTGGCTTAACACTGTTGCTGCCGTTGATAGTAATCCTCATAGTTTTGCTGATCTTACTCATGTTGCATAC GAATATCTTACATGTTGTGAAGTCACAAATTAACAGTGACCTCTTCACTGATGATTATTGTATTCACGAGCTTGTGTATATCTGTAGTTACCTTGCTCTTACGAACCAAACGACATATGAAATTGCCAGATGGAAGCGAATATCTTACCTAAG GGGAGTTCCTAGAAAGGTGCATCCTTTCAGCAAAGGTATCTGCAGGAACCTCTATGACCTCTGCCTCTCTAGACAGAAGGGATATGTTCTGGAAGCAGTACCCCCACTGGACGAACTAGAAGCCCGGGCTAGACCCTACACCTGCCGAGATGTAATCTGCTGCCGGTGCTGCTAG
- the LOC123054176 gene encoding lysine histidine transporter-like 8 gives MTSEVQSAPPTPRPVSAPPSQMHSPAPSRSPLRAMASPLASPVKKAVASVRGYLEEVGHITKLADPRDAWLPITASRSGNAYYAAFHNLSSGVGFQALVLPAAFASLGWTWAIVCLTVAFAWQLYTLRLLVNLHEPVAGGTRYSRYMHLATTVFGERWGKILALLPTMYLSAGTCTALIIVGGGSMKILFSIACGPACVARPPTMVEWYVVFVCVAVVLSQLPNLNSIAGVSLVGATAAVGYCTMIWVISVTKGRVAGVSYDPVKASSDVDRTIAVLNGLGIIAFAFRGHNLVLEIQGTMPSTLKHPSHVPMWKGVKFAYLVVALCLYPVAIGGFWAYGNQIPPNGILSALYKFHSRDVSRLVIGLATLLVIVNCLTTFQIYAMPVFDNMEAGYVHKKNRPCPWWLRAGFRALFGAVNLLIAVALPFLSELAGLLGGISLPVTLAYPCFMWLAIMKPGRGTAMWCVNWALGCLGMGLSFVLIVGNLWGLVATGLHVQFFKPAEFQ, from the exons ATGACGAGCGAGGTGCAGTCGGCGCCGCCGACGCCGCGGCCGGTGTCCGCCCCGCCGTCGCAGATGCACTCTCCGGCGCCCAGCCGGTCGCCGCTGCGCGCGATGGCGTCGCCGCTCGCCAGCCCCGTGAAGAAGGCGGTGGCGAGCGTGAGGGGGTACCTGGAGGAGGTCGGGCACATCACCAAGCTCGCCGACCCGCGCGACGCCTGGCTGCCCATCACCGCGTCCAGGAGCGGCAACGCCTACTACGCCGCCTTCCACAACCTCAGCTCCGGCGTCGGCTTCCAGGCGCTCGTGCtccccgccgccttcgcctcccTCGGATG GACGTGGGCGATCGTGTGCCTGACCGTGGCATTCGCGTGGCAGCTCTACACGCTGCGGCTGCTGGTGAACCTCCACGAGCCCGTCGCCGGCGGCACACGCTACAGCCGGTACATGCACCTCGCCACCACCGTCTTCG GTGAGAGATGGGGGAAGATCCTGGCGCTGCTCCCGACGATGTACCTGTCGGCGGGGACCTGCACGGCGCTCATCATCGTGGGCGGCGGCAGCATGAAGATCCTCTTCAGCATCGCCTGCGGGCCCGCGTGCGTGGCGCGGCCGCCGACCATGGTGGAGTGGTACGTGGTGTTCGTCTGCGTGGCCGTGGTGCTGTCCCAGCTCCCCAACCTCAACTCCATCGCCGGCGTCTccctggtcggggcgacggcggccgTCGGCTACTGCACCATGATCTGGGTCATTTCCGTGACCAAGGGGAGGGTGGCCGGCGTGTCCTACGACCCGGTCAAGGCCAGCAGCGACGTCGACAGGACGATCGCCGTCCTCAATGGCCTGGGCATCATCGCGTTCGCTTTCAGGGGGCACAATCTTGTGCTCGAGATTCAG GGCACAATGCCGTCGACGCTGAAGCATCCTTCACACGTGCCCATGTGGAAGGGCGTCAAGTTCGCCTACCTCGTCGTCGCTCTCTGCCTCTACCCCGTCGCCATCGGCGGCTTCTGGGCCTACGGCAACCAGATACCTCCGAACGGGATCCTGAGCGCACTCTACAAGTTCCACAGCCGCGACGTGTCCCGGCTGGTGATCGGTCTCGCGACGCTGCTGGTGATCGTCAACTGCCTGACCACGTTCCAGATCTACGCCATGCCGGTGTTCGACAACATGGAGGCCGGGTACGTGCACAAGAAGAACCGGCCGTGCCCGTGGTGGCTGCGCGCGGGCTTCCGCGCCTTGTTCGGCGCCGTCAACCTGCTCATCGCCGTCGCGCTGCCCTTCCTGTCGGAGCTCGCCGGCCTCCTCGGCGGGATCTCGCTGCCGGTCACCCTGGCCTACCCGTGCTTCATGTGGCTGGCCATCATGAAGCCCGGGAGGGGCACGGCGATGTGGTGCGTCAACTGGGCGCTGGGGTGCCTCGGCATGGGGCTCAGCTTCGTCCTCATAGTCGGGAACCTCTGGGGGCTCGTCGCCACTGGCCTGCATGTGCAGTTCTTCAAGCCCGCCGAGTTCCAGTGA
- the LOC123054177 gene encoding protein S-acyltransferase 10 isoform X3: MPCCGESDPPHEAIRVLSQPQRHGSHGSSIGSIWGFRPGSECLTGAGDLSAGRKPWRCVRLIVMLLHALFIGAVFLLDPALRSQIRQDQWYMCLYGGLVLFTLAQYLYTANSSPGYVADMLKAGSAMHATFINTTTISKQVCSKNGSLNYFMSRSKIEQHNPQSATPSSLLQMMDLYPPGSSSRDLTCSYCHLIQPPRTKHCHDCDKCILQFDHHCTWLGTCIGIRNHCRFWWYIFGQASLVIWTVALYIQFLHVDMNGSWLKGLTGLTLLLPLIVILIVLLILLMLHTYLALTNQTTYEIARWKRISYLRGVPRKVHPFSKGICRNLYDLCLSRQKGYVLEAVPPLDELEARARPYTCRDVICCRCC, from the exons ATGCCGTGCTGCGGGGAAAGCGATCCTCCCCATGAGGCCATCAGGGTCCTATCCCAACCCCAGCGCCACGGCTCGCACGGTTCGTCAATTGGTTCGATTTGGGGGTTCCGGCCGGGGTCTGAATGCCTGACCGGGGCCGGGGATTTGAGCGCAGGGAGGAAGCCCTGGAGGTGTGTCAGGTTAATCGTCATGCTGCTGCATGCGCTCTTCATCGGCGCCGTCTTCCTGCTCGATCCGGCCCTCCGGAGCCAAATCCGCCAGGACCAGTG GTACATGTGTTTATATGGAGGGCTGGTGTTGTTTACCTTGGCGCAATACCTATATACAGCTAATTCATCACCAGG GTATGTGGCTGATATGTTGAAGGCTGGATCAGCGATGCACGCAACCTTCATTAATACAACGACAATCTCAAA ACAGGTCTGTTCAAAAAACGGGAGCTTAAATTATTTCATGAGCCGCAGCAAAATAGAGCAACACAACCCACAATCTGCTACACCTTCGTCGCTTTTGCAAATGATGGATCTATATCCTCCTGGATCATCCAGCAG GGATTTGACCTGCTCTTACTGCCATCTCATTCAG CCACCACGAACCAAGCATTGTCATGATTGTGACAAGTGTATTCTCCAATTTGATCATCACTGTACATGGCTTGGAACATGCATTGGCATTAGGAATCATTGCCGTTTTTG GTGGTACATATTTGGACAAGCAAGTTTAGTTATTTGGACTGTTGCTCTCTACATCCAGTTCTTACATGTGGATATGAACGGGTCCTG GTTGAAGGGTTTGACTGGCTTAACACTGTTGCTGCCGTTGATAGTAATCCTCATAGTTTTGCTGATCTTACTCATGTTGCATAC TTACCTTGCTCTTACGAACCAAACGACATATGAAATTGCCAGATGGAAGCGAATATCTTACCTAAG GGGAGTTCCTAGAAAGGTGCATCCTTTCAGCAAAGGTATCTGCAGGAACCTCTATGACCTCTGCCTCTCTAGACAGAAGGGATATGTTCTGGAAGCAGTACCCCCACTGGACGAACTAGAAGCCCGGGCTAGACCCTACACCTGCCGAGATGTAATCTGCTGCCGGTGCTGCTAG
- the LOC123054177 gene encoding protein S-acyltransferase 10 isoform X1, with the protein MPCCGESDPPHEAIRVLSQPQRHGSHGSSIGSIWGFRPGSECLTGAGDLSAGRKPWRCVRLIVMLLHALFIGAVFLLDPALRSQIRQDQWYMCLYGGLVLFTLAQYLYTANSSPGYVADMLKAGSAMHATFINTTTISKQVCSKNGSLNYFMSRSKIEQHNPQSATPSSLLQMMDLYPPGSSSRDLTCSYCHLIQPPRTKHCHDCDKCILQFDHHCTWLGTCIGIRNHCRFWWYIFGQASLVIWTVALYIQFLHVDMNGSWLKGLTGLTLLLPLIVILIVLLILLMLHTNILHVVKSQINSDLFTDDYCIHELVYICSYLALTNQTTYEIARWKRISYLRGVPRKVHPFSKGICRNLYDLCLSRQKGYVLEAVPPLDELEARARPYTCRDVICCRCC; encoded by the exons ATGCCGTGCTGCGGGGAAAGCGATCCTCCCCATGAGGCCATCAGGGTCCTATCCCAACCCCAGCGCCACGGCTCGCACGGTTCGTCAATTGGTTCGATTTGGGGGTTCCGGCCGGGGTCTGAATGCCTGACCGGGGCCGGGGATTTGAGCGCAGGGAGGAAGCCCTGGAGGTGTGTCAGGTTAATCGTCATGCTGCTGCATGCGCTCTTCATCGGCGCCGTCTTCCTGCTCGATCCGGCCCTCCGGAGCCAAATCCGCCAGGACCAGTG GTACATGTGTTTATATGGAGGGCTGGTGTTGTTTACCTTGGCGCAATACCTATATACAGCTAATTCATCACCAGG GTATGTGGCTGATATGTTGAAGGCTGGATCAGCGATGCACGCAACCTTCATTAATACAACGACAATCTCAAA ACAGGTCTGTTCAAAAAACGGGAGCTTAAATTATTTCATGAGCCGCAGCAAAATAGAGCAACACAACCCACAATCTGCTACACCTTCGTCGCTTTTGCAAATGATGGATCTATATCCTCCTGGATCATCCAGCAG GGATTTGACCTGCTCTTACTGCCATCTCATTCAG CCACCACGAACCAAGCATTGTCATGATTGTGACAAGTGTATTCTCCAATTTGATCATCACTGTACATGGCTTGGAACATGCATTGGCATTAGGAATCATTGCCGTTTTTG GTGGTACATATTTGGACAAGCAAGTTTAGTTATTTGGACTGTTGCTCTCTACATCCAGTTCTTACATGTGGATATGAACGGGTCCTG GTTGAAGGGTTTGACTGGCTTAACACTGTTGCTGCCGTTGATAGTAATCCTCATAGTTTTGCTGATCTTACTCATGTTGCATAC GAATATCTTACATGTTGTGAAGTCACAAATTAACAGTGACCTCTTCACTGATGATTATTGTATTCACGAGCTTGTGTATATCTGTAGTTACCTTGCTCTTACGAACCAAACGACATATGAAATTGCCAGATGGAAGCGAATATCTTACCTAAG GGGAGTTCCTAGAAAGGTGCATCCTTTCAGCAAAGGTATCTGCAGGAACCTCTATGACCTCTGCCTCTCTAGACAGAAGGGATATGTTCTGGAAGCAGTACCCCCACTGGACGAACTAGAAGCCCGGGCTAGACCCTACACCTGCCGAGATGTAATCTGCTGCCGGTGCTGCTAG
- the LOC123054178 gene encoding L-ascorbate oxidase homolog, translated as MAASAAARVVVALACVFSLVFSAQAEAPYRFFDWEVSYGDVNPLGGVPQQGILINGQFPGPQIDCQTNDNLVINVRNRLPEPFLLSWNGIQHRKNSWQDGVSGTNCPIPPGQNYTYHMQAKDQIGSFFYFPSLAFHKAAGGFGAIRINSRPRIPIPFPPPADEFTVLIGDWYNTTHKALQAMLDDGKLLPSPDAILINGKGPGRANFTVEQGKTYRLRVSNVGLRSTLNFMIQDHNVTLVEVEGTHTVQNTYTSLDVHAGQSLSVLFTADRPAGGYHIAVSSRFTNQTLNSTAVLRYAGSTGFSGPPRALNQSDVDFSLNQARSIRTNLTASGPRPNPQGSYHYGSINVSRTIRLANSAGQVGGKPRYGVNGVSYVDADTPLKLADYYNISGVYRMGAIPDAPAASHSGTQNGTGADAALKNATAVMDSDHRSFVEVVFENSEDSLQSWHLDGYSVFVAGMDKGAWSEQSRKGYNLVDAVTRCTVQVYPRGWTAIFIALDNVGMWNVRSEDWVRRYLGQQFYLRVYTPTHSVRDELPVPTNAILCGRAANKSRLPVSQ; from the exons atggcggcgtcggcggcggcgcgagTAGTGGTGGCCCTCGCGTGCGTCTTCTCCCTCGTCTTCTCCGCGCAGGCGGAGGCTCCCTACAGGTTCTTCGACTGGGAGGTCAGCTACGGCGACGTCAACCCGCTCGGAGGAGTTCCGCAGCAG GGTATTCTGATCAACGGGCAGTTTCCAGGGCCTCAGATCGACTGCCAGACGAACGACAATCTGGTCATCAACGTGCGCAACCGGCTGCCGGAGCCGTTCCTGCTTTCATG GAACGGGATCCAGCACAGGAAGAACTCGTGGCAGGACGGCGTGTCGGGCACCAACTGCCCGATCCCTCCGGGCCAGAACTACACGTACCACATGCAGGCCAAGGACCAGATCGGCAGCTTCTTCTACTTCCCCTCGCTGGCCTTCCACAAGGCGGCCGGCGGCTTCGGCGCCATCCGCATCAACAGCCGCCCGCGGATCCCCATCCCCTTCCCCCCGCCGGCCGACGAGTTCACCGTGCTCATCGGTGACTGGTACAACACCACCCACAAG GCTCTCCAAGCCATGCTGGACGACGGGAAGCTGCTGCCTTCCCCTGACGCCATCCTGATCAACGGCAAGGGCCCGGGGCGCGCCAACTTCACGGTGGAGCAGGGGAAGACGTACAGGCTGCGGGTCTCCAACGTCGGCCTGCGGAGCACGCTCAACTTCATGATCCAGGACCACAACGTGACGCTCGTGGAGGTGGAGGGCACCCACACGGTGCAGAACACCTACACCTCCCTCGACGTCCACGCCGGCCAGTCGCTCTCCGTGCTCTTCACCGCCGACCGCCCCGCCGGGGGCTACCACATCGCCGTCTCGTCGCGGTTCACCAACCAGACCCTCAACTCCACCGCCGTGCTGCGCTACGCCGGCTCGACCGGCTTCTCTGGGCCGCCGCGTGCCTTGAACCAGAGCGACGTTGACTTTTCACTGAACCAGGCTCGCTCCATCAG GACGAACCTGACGGCGAGCGGGCCGCGGCCGAACCCGCAGGGCTCGTACCACTACGGGTCCATCAACGTGAGCCGCACCATCCGGCTGGCCAACTCGGCGGGGCAGGTCGGCGGCAAGCCGAGGTACGGCGTGAACGGCGTGTCGTACGTGGACGCCGACACGCCCCTCAAGCTGGCGGACTACTACAACATCAGCGGCGTGTACCGGATGGGCGCCATCCCGGACGCGCCCGCGGCCAGCCACAGCGGGACGCAGAACGGGACCGGCGCCGATGCGGCGCTGAAGAACGCGACGGCCGTCATGGACTCCGACCACCGCTCCTTCGTCGAGGTCGTGTTCGAGAACAGCGAGGACAGCCTACAGAGCTGGCACCTCGACGGCTACAGCGTCTTCGTCGCCGG GATGGACAAGGGGGCGTGGAGCGAGCAGAGCAGGAAAGGCTACAACCTCGTGGATGCAGTCACGAGGTGCACGGTGCAG GTGTATCCAAGAGGGTGGACGGCGATCTTCATCGCGCTGGACAACGTGGGGATGTGGAACGTGAGGTCGGAGGATTGGGTGCGCAGGTACCTGGGCCAGCAGTTCTACCTCCGGGTGTACACGCCGACGCACTCCGTCCGCGACGAGCTCCCCGTGCCGACCAACGCGATCCTCTGCGGCCGCGCTGCCAACAAGAGCCGCCTGCCAGTCTCTCAGTAG